From the Candidatus Bathyarchaeota archaeon genome, the window GATTTGTTTTGCGATATCAAGGTTTCTAATCCCAGACATAGAAATTGAAAGATCAGAGATTATCACATCAACTTTTCCATCCTCTTCAAGAATTTTGTCAATGATGGATTGATCGTTAACGTCTAGTTTTAGAGTCCTTACATTCTCAAATTCAAAAGGTTTTATTGAAAATACATCTATACCTAGAATTTGGCCATTATCGCCAACTATATTCCTAGCTACCTGAATCCATCCTCCTGGTGCAGCTCCTAAGTCAACTACTTTATGTCCCCATTTTAGTAGTTCATAAGAATTTGTAATCTGGAGTAATTTGAAAGCGGATCTACTTCTAAAACCTTTTTTCCTAGCTTCCCTAAAATATGGGTCTCTTTTATGTTTTTGAATCCAATCAGGATTTTTTTTCCCCATAAGCGATGAAACCTTTCCAAATACGTTCCCAGGTTAGTTGTAATGAGGTTAAATACTTTCTTCTTTAGATTTATTCTTACTCAAATCTATAAGCCACTTCGTTAATTCTTTGCAATTATTTGGAGAAACTGTGCTTGCCTCACTACATCTACTCTCTAGATCGCATGCTGCACATGGAATCTCTAGGATTGAATCAATTGTAGAAAGCTTACGTTTTGCAAAAACCCTATAGGTCCATCTACCTTCATGCAATTCTTTTTTTCTTTCTATAAGACCTTTTTTTTCCAATCTTAGAATTGTTCTAGATCCTTCTCTACTGTCAGCATTCATTTTTTTCCAGAGTTCAGATTGTAATATTCCTTCGTCTCCCATACCGACTATTAGGTTCAGCATTTCGTGTTCTGTATCGCTTTTCCTAGGCATCAAGTTGCACCAAGAGGTGTAAAGTTAAATTAAAAAAAGTTCTTGTTAAATTTAAACCTTCAAAAAAACAGTAAATTGAAGTAACTATTCAATCTTCCATTCTGGCTTGTCAGATGTGTCCTCAACTACAATACCTAATTTCTGTAATCGATCTCTTATTTCATCGGACATCTTCCAATCCTTGGTTTTTCTGAAGTGCTCTCTAAGTTCCATAATTATTTGAATAATATCATCCAACTTTTCAATTCCATATTTTTCTTGTTTAAAATCTTGAAATAGTCCTAAGATGTCGCCAATACGGACTAAAGTGTTTAAAGCACTTTCTAGAATCTTTTTACCGGTATTATTAGTGACCTGTTTATCAATATACTTCCCAAATGATATCAAGTGTGAAATAGCAATTGGTGTATTGAAATCATTATCCATTGCTGAGCTGAATTTTTTTTCATATTCTTCAATCTTTTTTAGAATATCCTTGTCTTTAGAGCTGGAATCTTCAGGAGCCAAGCGATAAAATTTTTTTATTTTTTGATATATTCGATGTAGATTCTCTAAAGCTTCTTTGGCTTTTAATAAATTCTCATCTTTAAAATCAACATTACTTCTGTAATGACTTTGAGCAAAAAAGAATCTAAGGACTTCTGGTCTATATTTTATGAGGATATCTTTTATTGTTATGAAATTGCCCAAAGATTTGGACATCTTCCGGCCTCTAACGTTTAGTATACCAGTGTGTATCCAGTATTTCACTAAAGGTTTCTTTCCTGTATAGACTTCTGCTTGAGCTATCTCTGCCTCATGATGCGGAAATATAAGCTCTAAGGCACCACCATGTATGTCATATATGGGACCGAAATATGTGATCGTTATAGCAGTATCTTCTATATGCCAACCTGGCCTTCCTTTACTCCAAGGGCTATCCCATGCAAGTTCGTCTTTTTTTCTACTTTTCCAGAGTGAAAAATCACTGGGATTTTTCTTTTTTGGATCTGGCTCAATCCTATGTTTATGAATCTCATCAATTGATCGGTGAGATAACTTTCCATAATCTTCGAATTTCGTAACATCGTAATATACATCGCCATTAACAACATAAGCATACTTTTTCTGAATAAGACTCTCTATTTGAGAAATGATCTCAGGAATGTATTCAGAAGCTTTTGCAAAGAGGTTAATAGTATTGATTCCTAGTAAATCCATATCTTCATAGAAATTCTTTGTAAATTCTTTTGCTAATTCTATAGGTTTTTTATTCTCTTCCTTTGCCCTCTTAATTATTTTATCGTCTACATCAGTAATATTCATTAAATAAAATAGACTATAGCCCTTGAATCTAAGATAACGTGCAATAATATCATAAGCGACATAAGTTCTAGCATGCCCCATATGAGATAGATCATACACTGTCGGCCCGCAAACAAACATATTAACCCTATTTCTGTGAATGGGATGAAAATCTTCTTTTTTACGAGTTAATGTATTATAGACTTTTAACATGATTCATCCTCTTCACAAGAAGAGTGAATTTGAATAAATGAGGAATCCGCTAAAGCTTATAACCGATTTTCCTCAAGAATTTTTTTCTTTCTTTAATATCCTCTTCTTTCTCAATACCTTTTGACTTTTGACCATCCACGACTCCTAATATAGACCTGCCTAAATCTGTCTCAACCAAAATAATTTGTACAGGATTTGCTGTTGCACAATAGATATTGCACACTTCTGGAACGTTTTTTATTGCATTAAGGACATTTATCGGGTAAGCATTTTTTAGTAATATAATAAAACTATGGCCAGCCGAGATTTTCAAAGCATTTTCAGAAGCATTTTTCTCAAGTATGGAATCGTTTCCCACATACCTAATTAAACAAGGTCCAGACGATTCACAGAAAGCTAGTCCAAATAGAATATTCGGAACGCTATTTATTAAAGCCTCATATAAATCTTCGACAGTCTTCATAAAATGGCTCTGACCGATGATAACGTTAGATTCTTCGGGAATCTCGATATTTACTATTTTGATATCCAATAAAATTCCCTCAAGAAGGAATTAAATTAATTTACTAACCTTGTTAAGATGAGAGAGAACAACCTAAAGTTCTACTTCAATTAACAGTTTTTCTAAGAGCTCTTTATATCGATTTCTTATCGTTACCTCTGTTACATTAGCAACTTCAGCGATTTCTCTTTGTGTTTTTCTTTCATTTGTAAGTACAGTAGCAAGGTAGGTAGCAGCAGCAGCTATACCTGTAGGTCCTCTACCGCTTGTTAACTTCATGCTCTTTGCAACTTCCAAGATTTTAATAGCAATAGCCTCTGCTCTTCCAGATATAGTCAATTTATTTGAGAATCTAGCCGCATAATTACGACTTGTAGATGGAGGTACAAAAGTTTCCAGTTCTCTTACCATGAATCTATAACTTCTAGCTATGTCTTTTTTACTTAAATTAGAGACGCCGGAGATCTCATCCAATGTCCTCGGGATTCCACATTGTCTACAAGATAAATAAATAGCAGCGGCTGTAACGTTATGAATAGATCTTCCTCTAATGAGCCTCCTTTTAATCGCTTTTCTGTATATCACTGAAGCTGTTTCTACTATATTTTTAGGTAGATTTAATGCAGATGAAAGTTTACTAAGTTCAGATAAAGCAACAGCTAAATTTCTCTCAGTCGCATCTGAGACACGGACTCTTCTTTGCCATTTCCTGAGAGAATAAAGCTCCATTCTTTGAGTTGATGAGAGTTTTCCACCAATGGATTTCCGATCTTTCCAATCAATAGTAGTTGACAAACCTTTATCATGAATTGTATAAGTTATTGGAGCACCAACACGTGTTCTCTTAGCTTTTTGTTCATCATCGAAAGCTCTCCATTCGGGCCTCGTGTCGGCAATTTTTTCATCTATTACATAACCACACTTCATGCATACTATTTCTGCAATATCGTAATCCCTCATTAGATTAGAGCTGCCACATTCTGGACACTCTCTTGTCTTACTCTTTATGGGTGCAGTACTGCTAGTATCTGGATTAGATTTTTTCTCCAAAACTCCTTTGCTCTCCTCAATCACTTTCAGTCATATAGTAAAGAATATTACCAATATAATCTGAGGAGTCTGAAGTTTCAGGTTTAATGACAGAGTATGGATTTGCGACTGGTCCTAATAAGTCGTGTATTTTTCCAATATTAATTAATTTCTTATTAAGAACCTTGGTTCCAATTTTAGGTAAGTTCTTAGAGGAATCTAATTTGACCATGAGGTTTTGGCTCTTTGTTAGATGTAGTGCTTTACCGAGCCTCCTCAACGCCACTATTTCACTTCCTTTGATTCTGGAGTGAAAATCAGGTTATTATATATTAACATTTTGGGACAAAAGTCATCAGGAGTTGATAATCCTTCCTGTATTTTCCATGGGCTCTAAACCATTAAATTCCTTGATCATTACCTCTTTAA encodes:
- a CDS encoding RlmE family RNA methyltransferase, producing MGKKNPDWIQKHKRDPYFREARKKGFRSRSAFKLLQITNSYELLKWGHKVVDLGAAPGGWIQVARNIVGDNGQILGIDVFSIKPFEFENVRTLKLDVNDQSIIDKILEEDGKVDVIISDLSISMSGIRNLDIAKQIHLAERSFEIASRVLLRHGNFLVKTFESPEAQQFFRKIKKNFKRVKFVKPQASKSESSEVYLIGLDFRNL
- a CDS encoding MarR family transcriptional regulator; the protein is MPRKSDTEHEMLNLIVGMGDEGILQSELWKKMNADSREGSRTILRLEKKGLIERKKELHEGRWTYRVFAKRKLSTIDSILEIPCAACDLESRCSEASTVSPNNCKELTKWLIDLSKNKSKEESI
- the cysS gene encoding cysteine--tRNA ligase; this translates as MLKVYNTLTRKKEDFHPIHRNRVNMFVCGPTVYDLSHMGHARTYVAYDIIARYLRFKGYSLFYLMNITDVDDKIIKRAKEENKKPIELAKEFTKNFYEDMDLLGINTINLFAKASEYIPEIISQIESLIQKKYAYVVNGDVYYDVTKFEDYGKLSHRSIDEIHKHRIEPDPKKKNPSDFSLWKSRKKDELAWDSPWSKGRPGWHIEDTAITITYFGPIYDIHGGALELIFPHHEAEIAQAEVYTGKKPLVKYWIHTGILNVRGRKMSKSLGNFITIKDILIKYRPEVLRFFFAQSHYRSNVDFKDENLLKAKEALENLHRIYQKIKKFYRLAPEDSSSKDKDILKKIEEYEKKFSSAMDNDFNTPIAISHLISFGKYIDKQVTNNTGKKILESALNTLVRIGDILGLFQDFKQEKYGIEKLDDIIQIIMELREHFRKTKDWKMSDEIRDRLQKLGIVVEDTSDKPEWKIE
- a CDS encoding adenosine-specific kinase encodes the protein MDIKIVNIEIPEESNVIIGQSHFMKTVEDLYEALINSVPNILFGLAFCESSGPCLIRYVGNDSILEKNASENALKISAGHSFIILLKNAYPINVLNAIKNVPEVCNIYCATANPVQIILVETDLGRSILGVVDGQKSKGIEKEEDIKERKKFLRKIGYKL
- a CDS encoding transcription initiation factor IIB → MEKKSNPDTSSTAPIKSKTRECPECGSSNLMRDYDIAEIVCMKCGYVIDEKIADTRPEWRAFDDEQKAKRTRVGAPITYTIHDKGLSTTIDWKDRKSIGGKLSSTQRMELYSLRKWQRRVRVSDATERNLAVALSELSKLSSALNLPKNIVETASVIYRKAIKRRLIRGRSIHNVTAAAIYLSCRQCGIPRTLDEISGVSNLSKKDIARSYRFMVRELETFVPPSTSRNYAARFSNKLTISGRAEAIAIKILEVAKSMKLTSGRGPTGIAAAATYLATVLTNERKTQREIAEVANVTEVTIRNRYKELLEKLLIEVEL
- a CDS encoding Gar1/Naf1 family protein; amino-acid sequence: MALRRLGKALHLTKSQNLMVKLDSSKNLPKIGTKVLNKKLINIGKIHDLLGPVANPYSVIKPETSDSSDYIGNILYYMTESD